From the Cyanobium sp. M30B3 genome, the window GGTGCGCTCGGCCACGAAGCGCAGCCGGTCGAAGTTCATGTTGGCGCCGCAGGCCACGGCCACCAGGGTGCGGTTCTGCAGCCCCCGCTCCTGCACGTCGGCCTTCAGGCCGGCGACCGCCAGGGCGCCGGCGGGCTCCAGGATCGAGCGGGTGTCCTCGAACACGTCCTTGATTGCGGCGCAGATGGCGTCGGTGTTCACCGTCACCATCCGGTCCACGTAGCGCTGGGCCAGGGCAAAGGTGTGTTCGCCCACCTGGCGCACCGCCACCCCATCGGCGAACAGCCCCACCTGCTCCAGGCGCACCCGGCTGCCGGCGGCCAGGGAGCGGGTCATGGCATCGGCGTCCACCGGCTCCACCCCGATGATCTCCACCTGGGGCCACAGGGCCTTCACGTAGGCGGCGATGCCGCCGATCAGGCCACCGCCGCCCACCGCCACGTAGATCGCGTCCGGCGGGGTGGAGCACTGCCTCAGCACCTCCAGGGCGATCGTGCCCTGGCCGGCGATCACGTCCGGGTCGTCGAAGGGATGGATGAAGCTCAGCCCGGCTTCAGCGGCCAGGCGCAGGGCCTCGCCGCAGGCGTCGTCGTAGCTGTCGCCGTGGAGCACCACCTCGGCGCCGCGGGCCGCCACCGCCTTCACCTTCACCTCCGGGGTGGTGACCGGCATCACGATCACCGCCCGGCAACCCAGCCGCTGGGCGGCCATCGCCACGCCCTGGGCGTGGTTGCCGGCACTGGCAGCGATCACCCCCCGCTCCAGTTCGGCCGGGCTCAGGCCCACCATCTTGTTGTAGGCCCCGCGCAGCTTGAAGCTGAACACCGGCTGCAGATCCTCGCGCTTGAGCAGCACCCGGTTGCCGAGCCGGGCCGAGAGGATGGGTGCGGGATCGAGGGGCGACTCGATCGCCACGTCGTAAACCCGGGCTCTCAGCACCCGCTGCAGATAGCCGTTGGAATCGGGCGCGGCTGAAACGGTGGTCTCACTCATGCGTCCAGTGTCGCAATCGGCACCAGGCCGCCGCCGGCACCTCCTAGATTGCAGGCCACTTCAGGGGCCGTGATGCATCTCAGCGAGCTGACGCACCCGAATCAGTTGCACGGGCTCAGCATCGCCGAGCTGGAGGCGGTCGGCCGTCAGATCCGGGAACGGCACCTGGAGGTGGTGAGCACCAGCGGCGGTCACCTCGGCCCCGGCCTGGGGGTGGTGGAGCTCACCCTGGCGCTCTACCAGACCCTCGATCTCGACCGCGACAAGGTGGTGTGGGATGTGGGCCACCAGGCCTACCCCCACAAGCTGATCACCGGCCGCTACAACCAATTCGACACCCTGCGCCAGCAGGGCGGCGTGGCCGGCTATCTCAAGCGCTCTGAGAGTCGCTTCGACCACTTCGGCGCCGGCCATGCCAGCACCTCGATCTCGGCGGCCCTGGGCATGGCCCTGGCCCGCGACCGCCGCGGCGAGGACTTCAAGTGTGTGGCCGTGATCGGCGACGGTTCCCTCACCGGTGGCATGGCCCTCGAGGCGATCAACCACGCCGGCCACCTGCCCCACACCCGCCTGTTGGTGGTGCTCAACGACAACGACATGTCGATCAGCCCGCCGGTGG encodes:
- the ilvA gene encoding threonine ammonia-lyase, biosynthetic: MSETTVSAAPDSNGYLQRVLRARVYDVAIESPLDPAPILSARLGNRVLLKREDLQPVFSFKLRGAYNKMVGLSPAELERGVIAASAGNHAQGVAMAAQRLGCRAVIVMPVTTPEVKVKAVAARGAEVVLHGDSYDDACGEALRLAAEAGLSFIHPFDDPDVIAGQGTIALEVLRQCSTPPDAIYVAVGGGGLIGGIAAYVKALWPQVEIIGVEPVDADAMTRSLAAGSRVRLEQVGLFADGVAVRQVGEHTFALAQRYVDRMVTVNTDAICAAIKDVFEDTRSILEPAGALAVAGLKADVQERGLQNRTLVAVACGANMNFDRLRFVAERTEIAEDREAMLAVEIPERPGSLRRFCTLLGDRNLTEFSYRLADPSRAHIFVGVQTSGSRDEQDLIHDVRAAGFPCLDLSNDELSKLHLRHMVGGRLPLQAAAAEQRELLYRFEFPERPGALMRFLTSLHPSWNISIFHYRNHGADVGRIVVGVQVPDAEQAAWQSFLDGLGYQYVDESANPAYQLFLGAVPPAGGLR